A window of Komagataeibacter medellinensis NBRC 3288 contains these coding sequences:
- a CDS encoding LapA family protein, translating to MIRLFITLPVIVALIIFAACNQAPVELSWLQWKWTSSPGVLALLVAALFYATGSASVWIVVLRQMRRARRAEQELRALRASLPADDAAVARPVGLASAPTSSPMVQAYAAAQPVAVHSPPAAAGTAMTEAPPTPERPSES from the coding sequence ATGATACGTCTTTTCATTACCCTGCCCGTGATCGTGGCACTGATCATTTTCGCGGCCTGCAATCAGGCGCCGGTGGAACTGTCATGGCTGCAGTGGAAATGGACGTCATCGCCCGGCGTGCTGGCCCTGCTGGTGGCCGCCCTGTTCTATGCCACCGGGTCAGCCAGTGTATGGATCGTGGTGCTGCGTCAGATGCGTCGTGCCCGCCGGGCTGAACAGGAACTGCGCGCCCTGCGCGCCAGCCTGCCAGCGGATGATGCTGCCGTTGCCCGCCCGGTAGGTCTGGCTTCCGCCCCGACCAGTTCCCCCATGGTGCAGGCCTATGCGGCGGCCCAGCCCGTAGCAGTGCACTCGCCCCCGGCTGCCGCAGGCACGGCTATGACCGAAGCCCCCCCTACACCGGAACGCCCTTCGGAATCCTGA
- the pyrF gene encoding orotidine-5'-phosphate decarboxylase: MRGRSTRLIVALDTKDTAQAEVLRHVTAPYVGAVKLGLEFTYASGLEAVRAVAGDSPLFLDLKLHDIPNTVASAIGSLAAVRPAMLTIHASGGRAMIAAARAAVDATFPAQARPLLLGVTVLTSMDEAALHETGVAGSVAAQVIRLGRLAMEAGTDGLICSPHEIAPLRQALGDAPVLVVPGIRPTGSDAGDQKRIMTPAQAREAGADWIVVGRPITRAADPAAAAAAIAAELAA; this comes from the coding sequence ATGCGTGGACGGTCCACCCGCCTGATTGTTGCCCTCGATACCAAGGACACGGCGCAGGCCGAGGTCCTGCGGCATGTAACTGCCCCTTATGTCGGGGCGGTCAAGCTGGGGCTGGAGTTCACTTATGCAAGCGGGCTGGAGGCGGTGCGCGCGGTGGCAGGGGACAGTCCGCTGTTCCTTGACCTGAAACTGCATGATATTCCCAACACCGTGGCTTCCGCCATTGGTAGCCTTGCTGCGGTCCGACCCGCCATGCTGACCATTCATGCATCGGGTGGTCGCGCCATGATCGCGGCGGCACGAGCGGCAGTGGATGCAACCTTTCCGGCACAGGCCCGGCCGTTGCTGCTGGGTGTGACGGTGCTGACCAGCATGGATGAAGCGGCCCTGCATGAAACAGGCGTTGCGGGCAGTGTGGCGGCACAGGTGATCCGCCTTGGTCGTTTGGCCATGGAAGCCGGGACGGACGGCCTGATCTGCTCCCCGCACGAGATTGCGCCCCTGCGGCAGGCACTGGGGGATGCGCCCGTTCTGGTGGTGCCCGGCATCCGCCCCACCGGGAGTGACGCAGGCGACCAGAAGCGGATCATGACCCCCGCACAGGCGCGCGAAGCGGGCGCGGACTGGATTGTGGTGGGCCGTCCCATTACCCGCGCCGCCGACCCGGCTGCTGCCGCTGCCGCAATCGCAGCCGAACTGGCGGCCTGA
- a CDS encoding phosphoribosylanthranilate isomerase, whose amino-acid sequence MTVRVKICGLRDRAGLDAACEAGADWVGFVFFARSPRHVTAQEAGMLARTMPKAGPQRIGLFVRPTDVQIAEVLDHVPLDGLQIYDDAARATAIRARFGLPVWLAAGIASRADLPQACAVDRLVIESRPPTGSDRPGGNAHRFDWVLTQKWQAPVPWLLAGGLDPDNVQLAIRQSGARAVDVSSGVESAPGIKSATLIHRFVQAARNSA is encoded by the coding sequence ATGACGGTGCGTGTCAAGATATGCGGCCTGCGTGACCGTGCGGGGCTGGATGCGGCCTGTGAGGCAGGGGCGGACTGGGTCGGGTTCGTGTTCTTTGCCCGCTCGCCCCGCCATGTCACAGCGCAGGAAGCGGGCATGCTGGCGCGTACCATGCCCAAGGCAGGACCGCAGCGTATCGGCCTGTTTGTGCGCCCCACCGATGTGCAGATCGCGGAGGTGCTGGACCATGTGCCCCTTGATGGCCTGCAGATCTATGATGATGCGGCACGTGCCACGGCCATCCGGGCGCGTTTCGGCCTGCCGGTATGGCTGGCGGCGGGAATTGCCAGCAGGGCCGACCTGCCGCAGGCGTGCGCGGTGGATAGGCTGGTCATTGAATCACGCCCCCCCACCGGGTCGGACCGGCCTGGCGGCAATGCCCACCGCTTTGACTGGGTCCTGACACAGAAGTGGCAGGCCCCCGTACCCTGGCTGCTGGCAGGAGGTCTGGACCCGGATAATGTCCAGCTTGCCATACGCCAGAGCGGGGCGCGGGCGGTCGACGTTTCATCGGGGGTGGAATCCGCTCCCGGTATCAAGTCAGCCACCCTGATCCATCGCTTCGTGCAGGCTGCCCGAAACTCCGCCTGA
- a CDS encoding DUF721 domain-containing protein: MRARSLAALLPAVSRPVFRKQSATAVQVMTDWPDIVGPHLAALTVPRRLGAGTLTVACSGPVAMELQHLAPTVIARINTTCGQGVVKRLKMVQDLTVLPRPQPRPQRQPTPAPVRIDDMPDGPLKDALARLGGWMGTRRNPGGG; encoded by the coding sequence ATGCGCGCGCGCAGTCTGGCGGCCCTGCTGCCCGCTGTCAGCCGCCCTGTGTTTCGCAAGCAATCGGCCACTGCGGTGCAGGTCATGACGGACTGGCCCGATATTGTCGGCCCGCACCTTGCGGCCCTGACCGTGCCACGCAGGCTGGGTGCGGGCACACTAACGGTTGCCTGCTCCGGCCCCGTGGCGATGGAACTACAGCACCTGGCCCCCACCGTGATCGCGCGCATCAACACCACATGCGGTCAGGGCGTGGTCAAACGACTAAAAATGGTGCAGGACCTGACCGTACTTCCCCGCCCGCAACCCCGCCCCCAGCGACAGCCTACCCCGGCCCCGGTCCGGATTGACGACATGCCCGATGGACCGCTGAAGGATGCACTGGCGCGACTGGGGGGATGGATGGGCACACGGCGCAATCCGGGGGGAGGGTAG
- a CDS encoding A/G-specific adenine glycosylase yields MLPSAADLLRWYDRHRRILPWRALPGQSADAYRVWLSEIMLQQTTVTAVMPYFERFLAAFPDVGALARAPQDRVMALWAGLGYYARARNLHACAQVVAASGGRFPDTVEGLLELPGIGAYTAAAIAAIAFGRPVVPVDGNVERVTTRLFALTDPLPAARKAIARRAMTLNGDALARARPSDFAQALFDLGAGICTPRTPACVLCPWRETCAANRQGIAATLPRRAAKPVRPVRYGVHFCMVDSAGGLLLVRRPEKGLLGGMMGLPGPVWRDAPWSDTEAMAHAPTASRLRPQWHKVGQVKHVFTHFTLLVDVYAACVQSFPNSLVAAEGMVHRTGDDEVALPSLMRKCISLAQSAHVFD; encoded by the coding sequence GTGTTACCTTCTGCTGCCGATCTGTTACGCTGGTATGACCGGCACCGTCGCATCCTGCCATGGCGCGCCCTGCCGGGCCAGAGCGCAGATGCCTATCGGGTCTGGCTGAGCGAAATCATGCTCCAGCAGACCACGGTTACGGCGGTCATGCCGTATTTCGAGCGTTTCCTTGCCGCTTTCCCCGATGTGGGCGCACTGGCCCGCGCGCCGCAGGACCGGGTCATGGCGCTGTGGGCGGGTCTTGGCTACTACGCCCGCGCGCGCAACCTGCATGCCTGCGCGCAGGTTGTGGCGGCCAGCGGCGGCCGGTTTCCCGATACGGTGGAAGGGTTGCTGGAACTGCCGGGAATCGGTGCCTATACCGCTGCCGCCATTGCCGCCATCGCCTTTGGTCGCCCCGTCGTGCCGGTAGACGGGAATGTGGAGCGCGTGACCACACGCCTCTTTGCCCTGACTGATCCGCTGCCTGCTGCGCGCAAGGCCATAGCCCGCCGGGCCATGACGCTGAACGGGGATGCGCTTGCCCGCGCCCGCCCGTCTGATTTTGCTCAGGCACTGTTTGACCTGGGTGCCGGCATCTGCACGCCGCGCACGCCTGCCTGCGTGCTGTGTCCATGGCGGGAAACATGTGCTGCGAACCGGCAGGGAATCGCGGCCACCTTGCCGCGGCGTGCGGCAAAGCCCGTACGCCCGGTGCGCTACGGGGTGCATTTCTGCATGGTGGACAGTGCCGGCGGTCTGCTGCTGGTCCGTCGCCCCGAAAAGGGTCTGCTGGGCGGCATGATGGGCTTGCCGGGGCCGGTATGGCGTGACGCCCCATGGTCGGACACGGAAGCCATGGCCCATGCGCCCACGGCTTCTCGCCTGCGCCCGCAATGGCATAAGGTAGGGCAGGTCAAGCATGTCTTTACCCATTTCACCCTGCTGGTGGATGTCTATGCCGCGTGTGTGCAGAGCTTTCCCAATAGCCTGGTCGCAGCGGAGGGGATGGTCCACCGCACGGGGGATGATGAAGTGGCGCTGCCCTCGCTCATGCGCAAATGTATCAGTCTGGCGCAGTCCGCGCATGTTTTTGATTGA
- the hemH gene encoding ferrochelatase, protein MTFMTIQRAAPYKDVAPRTGVLLSNLGTPDGTGYAAVRRYLAEFLSDRRIIEASPLIWKPILYGPVLTFRPRKSGEAYHRIWHHDRDESPLRTYTRDQAEGLGARLAADNVPVAWGMRYGAPSIRQALHELVAQGCDRILLAPLYPQYSATTTATANDQAFRVLMRMRNQPAIRTLPAFSDHPAYIAALARSITARLKTLDFMPQMIVASFHGLPRVYVEKGDSYADECARTITALRRAMGYDAQMMPLTFQSRFGPAKWLEPYTAPFIESLPAQGIERIAVITPGFISDCIETLDEIGNEAGDAFIKAGGKELALIPCLNNSPDAIDLLETLVRQELQGWMPRQP, encoded by the coding sequence ATGACATTCATGACCATACAACGCGCGGCACCATACAAAGATGTCGCGCCACGCACCGGGGTGCTACTGAGCAATCTGGGCACCCCGGATGGTACCGGCTATGCGGCCGTGCGGCGGTATCTGGCGGAATTCCTGTCGGACCGGCGTATTATCGAAGCCAGCCCCCTGATCTGGAAGCCTATCCTCTATGGGCCGGTGCTGACTTTCCGCCCCCGTAAGTCGGGCGAGGCATATCACCGGATCTGGCATCACGACCGTGATGAAAGCCCGCTACGCACCTATACGCGTGATCAGGCCGAAGGGCTGGGCGCAAGGCTGGCGGCGGATAATGTGCCAGTGGCATGGGGCATGCGCTATGGCGCGCCTTCCATCCGTCAGGCGTTGCATGAACTGGTGGCGCAGGGCTGTGATCGGATCCTGCTGGCCCCGCTTTACCCGCAATACAGCGCGACCACCACGGCCACGGCCAACGATCAGGCGTTCCGTGTGCTCATGCGCATGCGCAACCAGCCCGCCATTCGTACCCTGCCAGCCTTTTCTGACCATCCGGCCTATATTGCAGCGTTGGCCCGTTCCATTACTGCCCGGCTCAAGACGCTGGATTTCATGCCGCAGATGATCGTGGCGTCCTTCCATGGTCTGCCCAGGGTGTATGTGGAAAAGGGCGATAGCTATGCGGATGAATGCGCGCGCACCATAACCGCCCTGCGCCGCGCCATGGGATACGACGCCCAGATGATGCCGCTGACCTTCCAGTCCCGCTTTGGTCCGGCAAAATGGCTGGAGCCCTATACTGCCCCGTTTATCGAATCCCTGCCCGCGCAGGGGATCGAGCGTATTGCCGTGATCACACCCGGATTCATCTCCGACTGTATCGAAACGCTGGACGAAATCGGCAACGAGGCAGGCGATGCTTTTATCAAGGCGGGGGGTAAGGAACTGGCGCTGATCCCGTGCCTGAACAATTCCCCTGATGCCATTGACCTGCTTGAAACTCTTGTGCGGCAAGAATTGCAGGGTTGGATGCCGCGCCAGCCGTAG
- the accC gene encoding acetyl-CoA carboxylase biotin carboxylase subunit, with protein MFSKILIANRGEIALRILRACRELGIPTVAVHSTADADAMYVRLADEAVCIGPPASRDSYLNVAAILSAATITGADAIHPGYGFLSENADFAETVEAHGITFIGPTAEHIRMMGDKITAKTTMMALGVPLVPGSDGALESLEQAREVAAKVGYPVLIKAAAGGGGRGMKVAPTEADLEEAWSVARTEARAAFGNDEVYLEKYLDKPRHIELQIMADTHGNVVHFGERDCSLQRRHQKLLEEAGSPALTAQQRDEIGQIATSALTKLGYRNAGTLEFLYQDGQFCFIEMNTRLQVEHPVTEMVCDVDLVREQIRIAAGEPMGYSQSDIKFSGHAIECRINAEDPQTFMPTPGTITVYHPPGGLGVRIDSALYAGYRVPPYYDSMIAKLIVRAPTRLEAIERMRRALDEFVIEGVKTVIPLHRKILEDPQFRKGDYTIHWLENFVARQQEKS; from the coding sequence ATGTTTTCCAAGATCCTCATTGCCAATCGTGGCGAGATCGCCCTGCGCATCCTGCGGGCCTGCCGCGAACTGGGCATTCCCACCGTTGCCGTGCATTCCACTGCGGATGCGGATGCCATGTATGTCCGCCTGGCGGATGAAGCGGTGTGCATCGGCCCGCCGGCCAGCCGCGACTCGTACCTGAATGTCGCGGCCATCCTGTCGGCCGCCACCATCACGGGTGCGGATGCGATCCATCCCGGTTACGGCTTCCTGTCGGAAAACGCCGATTTTGCCGAAACGGTGGAAGCCCACGGCATTACCTTCATCGGCCCCACGGCGGAACATATCCGCATGATGGGTGACAAGATCACCGCCAAGACCACCATGATGGCGCTAGGCGTGCCGCTAGTCCCCGGATCGGACGGCGCGCTGGAAAGCCTTGAGCAGGCGCGCGAGGTCGCGGCGAAAGTTGGCTACCCCGTACTGATCAAGGCGGCGGCAGGCGGCGGCGGGCGCGGCATGAAGGTTGCCCCCACCGAGGCCGACCTGGAGGAAGCGTGGAGCGTGGCCCGCACCGAGGCCCGTGCCGCATTTGGCAATGATGAGGTCTATCTCGAGAAATACCTCGACAAGCCGCGTCATATCGAACTGCAGATCATGGCGGACACGCATGGTAACGTGGTGCATTTTGGCGAGCGCGACTGCTCGCTGCAGCGCCGCCACCAGAAACTGCTCGAAGAAGCAGGCTCCCCCGCCCTGACCGCGCAGCAGCGTGACGAGATCGGCCAGATTGCAACCTCCGCCCTGACAAAGCTCGGCTACCGCAACGCCGGCACGCTTGAGTTCCTGTACCAGGACGGGCAGTTCTGCTTCATCGAGATGAACACCCGCCTTCAGGTGGAACATCCGGTGACGGAAATGGTGTGTGATGTGGACCTGGTACGCGAGCAGATCCGCATCGCGGCGGGCGAACCGATGGGCTACAGCCAGTCGGACATCAAGTTCTCCGGCCATGCGATCGAATGCCGCATCAATGCCGAAGACCCGCAGACCTTCATGCCCACGCCGGGCACGATTACTGTCTATCACCCGCCGGGAGGGCTGGGCGTGCGAATCGACAGCGCGCTTTATGCGGGTTACCGCGTGCCGCCGTATTACGACAGCATGATCGCCAAGCTGATCGTGCGCGCGCCCACGCGGCTTGAGGCCATCGAACGCATGCGCCGCGCGCTGGATGAGTTCGTGATCGAAGGCGTCAAGACGGTCATCCCGCTGCACCGCAAGATTCTGGAAGACCCCCAGTTCCGCAAGGGTGATTACACCATCCACTGGCTGGAAAACTTCGTGGCCCGGCAGCAAGAGAAAAGCTGA
- a CDS encoding acetyl-CoA carboxylase biotin carboxyl carrier protein produces the protein MSRLLVDADAIRALAEILTDTGLTEIEIAEKDNRIRVVRAATPVAHAVPAPAPVAAPQAAPVAPAEAPAGDLSKHPGAVTSPMVGVAYLAPDPSSPPFVTEGQQVTAGQTLLLIEAMKTFNQIKAPRAGTLSKVLIESGEPVEFGEALVIIE, from the coding sequence ATGAGCCGACTGCTCGTGGATGCGGATGCCATTCGGGCATTGGCTGAGATTCTGACCGATACCGGCCTGACCGAGATCGAGATCGCGGAAAAGGACAATCGCATCCGCGTGGTCCGCGCGGCCACCCCCGTCGCCCACGCCGTGCCGGCCCCGGCACCTGTGGCAGCCCCGCAGGCTGCACCCGTGGCTCCGGCGGAAGCCCCTGCGGGCGACCTGTCCAAGCACCCCGGCGCCGTGACCAGCCCCATGGTGGGTGTGGCCTATCTGGCACCCGACCCGTCTTCCCCTCCCTTCGTAACCGAAGGCCAGCAGGTCACTGCGGGCCAGACCCTGCTGCTGATTGAGGCGATGAAGACCTTCAACCAGATCAAGGCGCCACGCGCGGGCACGCTGAGCAAGGTACTGATCGAATCGGGTGAGCCGGTCGAGTTCGGCGAAGCGCTGGTCATCATAGAGTAA
- the aroQ gene encoding type II 3-dehydroquinate dehydratase, translating into MERPLIAVLNGPNLNMLGLRQPEVYGHATLDDVEQVCVQAAERLDVAIDFRQTNGEGELVSWIQECRGRARGIIINPAAYSHTSVAILDALLAVDLPVIEVHISNIHRREAFRHHSYVSRAAIGVICGLGVRGYALALQAMTDMILDEDDQ; encoded by the coding sequence ATGGAGCGCCCTCTCATTGCCGTGCTGAACGGCCCCAACCTCAATATGCTCGGACTCAGGCAGCCCGAGGTCTATGGTCACGCCACCCTTGATGACGTAGAGCAGGTCTGTGTACAGGCCGCCGAACGGCTGGATGTGGCCATTGACTTCCGCCAGACCAATGGGGAGGGGGAGCTCGTTTCATGGATACAGGAATGCCGGGGCCGCGCACGCGGCATCATCATCAACCCGGCAGCCTATTCCCACACTTCGGTCGCAATCCTTGACGCGCTTCTTGCCGTTGATCTGCCCGTGATCGAGGTGCACATCTCCAACATTCACCGCCGTGAAGCCTTCCGTCATCACTCCTACGTCTCCCGCGCCGCCATTGGCGTCATATGCGGGCTGGGCGTACGGGGGTATGCTCTGGCGCTTCAGGCCATGACAGACATGATTCTGGACGAGGACGATCAATGA
- a CDS encoding septal ring lytic transglycosylase RlpA family protein, with protein MTGYPDHHCGGAGTGYGPATRLAWPVVMACLMLAVSGATNVACAMARHGAVMRHGARGLVRRAPALSRPPVMSYVPLHWSQHGVASWYGKGRGTASGEGFDPGALTAAHTQLPFGTRLLVRSRQTGRSVIVRVNDRGPFGAHRILDLSREAARQLGMLGAGTALVDVELADEEVASAPR; from the coding sequence ATGACTGGATATCCCGATCACCACTGCGGTGGCGCGGGGACAGGTTATGGCCCTGCGACACGTCTTGCATGGCCGGTTGTCATGGCCTGTCTCATGCTGGCGGTTTCCGGCGCCACGAATGTCGCCTGCGCGATGGCACGCCATGGTGCGGTCATGCGGCACGGTGCGCGGGGCCTGGTGCGGCGCGCGCCAGCCCTGTCACGGCCCCCTGTCATGTCATATGTGCCCCTGCACTGGAGCCAGCATGGCGTGGCAAGTTGGTATGGCAAGGGCCGAGGCACCGCATCGGGGGAGGGATTTGATCCCGGTGCCCTTACGGCGGCCCATACACAGTTGCCTTTTGGCACCCGTCTGCTGGTGCGCTCCAGGCAGACAGGGCGGTCCGTTATCGTGCGCGTCAATGACAGGGGGCCGTTTGGTGCCCACCGGATCCTTGACCTTTCGCGTGAGGCGGCGCGCCAGCTTGGCATGCTGGGCGCAGGCACGGCCCTTGTCGATGTAGAACTCGCCGATGAGGAAGTGGCCAGCGCCCCGCGCTAG
- a CDS encoding YihY/virulence factor BrkB family protein, translating into MTETPSPTPHLLHFSWAQVKKVLRQVARNIVSDQITLAAAGCAFYATLSLFPAMSTLISLYGLLFDLQTVEPQLVVLRNLLPPSAYDVIGDRIHLLVAESHSSLTFNLIISTMIATWSASAATRSLIMAMNVAYNTPETRSFVRFQGMSIALTFCSICGGILTLALMVALPFLLDYLPEHLSLAPPPGSVELLIHMGAPFLMLLFVLSLCSVLYRFGPNRPHTYWRCILPGSVGATLLWLLSSSGFSYYVSHIASYSATYGPLGAFIAIMMWFYVSAYVVLLGAELNAGLEIEMNLRCATDNTMEGWTKHQSL; encoded by the coding sequence ATGACGGAAACCCCCTCACCGACCCCCCACCTGCTCCATTTCTCATGGGCGCAGGTCAAGAAGGTGCTGCGGCAGGTCGCCCGCAATATCGTATCGGACCAGATCACGCTGGCTGCGGCGGGGTGCGCGTTCTACGCCACCCTTTCATTGTTTCCGGCCATGAGCACGCTCATCTCCCTTTATGGGCTGCTGTTTGATTTACAGACGGTGGAGCCGCAGCTTGTGGTGCTGCGTAACCTGCTGCCCCCTTCCGCCTATGATGTCATTGGCGACAGGATCCACCTGCTGGTGGCCGAATCGCATTCCTCCCTGACGTTCAACCTGATCATTTCCACCATGATCGCCACGTGGTCGGCCTCGGCGGCCACGCGTTCGCTGATCATGGCGATGAACGTGGCCTACAACACACCCGAGACACGCAGCTTCGTGCGCTTCCAGGGCATGAGCATAGCGCTCACGTTCTGTTCGATCTGCGGTGGTATCCTCACGCTTGCGCTCATGGTGGCGCTGCCGTTCCTGCTGGACTACCTGCCCGAGCACCTGTCACTGGCACCGCCGCCGGGTTCGGTTGAACTGCTGATCCACATGGGCGCCCCCTTCCTCATGCTGCTGTTCGTGCTGTCGCTCTGTTCGGTGCTGTACCGCTTCGGGCCGAACCGACCGCATACCTACTGGCGCTGCATCCTGCCCGGCTCGGTGGGGGCCACGCTGCTGTGGCTACTCTCGTCTTCAGGGTTTTCCTATTATGTCAGCCATATCGCGAGCTACAGCGCCACATACGGGCCGCTGGGTGCGTTCATCGCCATCATGATGTGGTTCTATGTCTCGGCCTATGTGGTACTGCTTGGCGCGGAACTGAACGCGGGTCTGGAAATCGAGATGAACCTGCGCTGCGCGACCGACAACACGATGGAAGGCTGGACCAAGCACCAGTCACTATAA
- a CDS encoding type III PLP-dependent enzyme produces MTPKIARYLAEQTPATPCLVVDVDRVEERYRALREALPLARIYYAVKANPANAILRRLVGLGSAFDAASWEEISMCLEAGARAADISFGNTVKKASNIARAYQAGVDMFAFDCAEELDKLARHAPGSRVYCRLIVENEGADWPLSRKFGTTLDNARDLMLRARELGLEPYGLSFHVGSQQTETGAYEAAIARVGMLFTDLKAAGLELRMINLGGGFPIRYREDVPGIDRFAVAISHAMTEHFGNDLPEMIIEPGRFMVGDAGVVSSEVVLVSRRGMNDGVRWVYLDIGRFGGLAETEGEAIRYGIRTAHDGMETGPVAIAGPTCDGADIMYEKTSYALPLGLESGDRIELLSTGAYVSTYCSTGFNGLKPIMEHYI; encoded by the coding sequence ATGACTCCCAAAATCGCTCGTTATCTGGCTGAGCAGACCCCTGCAACGCCTTGCCTTGTCGTTGACGTTGACCGGGTGGAAGAACGCTATCGCGCGCTGCGCGAAGCGCTGCCCCTGGCCCGGATCTACTATGCCGTCAAGGCGAATCCCGCCAACGCCATCCTCCGCCGCCTTGTCGGTCTGGGGTCCGCATTCGATGCCGCATCGTGGGAAGAGATTTCCATGTGCCTTGAAGCCGGCGCCCGTGCGGCCGACATCTCGTTTGGCAATACGGTCAAGAAGGCCAGCAACATTGCCCGCGCCTATCAGGCTGGGGTGGATATGTTCGCCTTTGACTGCGCGGAAGAGCTGGACAAGCTGGCCCGCCACGCGCCGGGCTCACGCGTCTACTGCCGCCTGATCGTGGAGAACGAGGGGGCGGACTGGCCGCTGTCGCGCAAGTTCGGCACCACGCTGGACAATGCGCGTGACCTCATGCTCCGTGCCCGCGAGCTGGGGCTGGAGCCGTATGGCCTGTCCTTCCACGTTGGCAGCCAGCAGACGGAAACCGGGGCATATGAAGCGGCAATCGCCCGTGTAGGCATGCTGTTTACCGACCTGAAGGCCGCAGGTCTTGAGTTGCGCATGATCAACCTTGGCGGTGGCTTCCCCATCCGCTACCGCGAGGACGTGCCGGGCATCGACCGTTTTGCCGTGGCGATCAGCCATGCCATGACCGAGCATTTCGGCAACGACCTGCCGGAAATGATCATCGAGCCGGGGCGCTTCATGGTGGGTGACGCGGGCGTGGTCTCGTCGGAAGTGGTGCTGGTCAGCCGCCGTGGCATGAATGATGGCGTGCGCTGGGTCTATCTGGACATTGGTCGTTTTGGCGGCCTGGCCGAGACCGAGGGCGAAGCCATCCGCTACGGTATCCGCACCGCGCATGATGGCATGGAAACCGGTCCGGTCGCCATTGCTGGTCCCACCTGCGATGGGGCTGACATCATGTACGAAAAAACGTCCTACGCCCTGCCGCTCGGGCTGGAGTCGGGGGACCGGATCGAACTGCTGTCTACCGGTGCGTATGTCTCGACTTACTGCTCTACCGGGTTCAACGGCCTCAAGCCGATCATGGAACACTATATCTGA
- a CDS encoding copper resistance CopC family protein, translated as MSFSTVLRSCCVFVTVLGGLAARADAAPVLVHAEPAAGQLVPAGNVALKLSFNSVIDPFRARLLLLGPSGVPQLLPASPTDDEQHGLATTVALAPGHYVLHWRMRGQAGDPAQGTLPFDVGAAPGTTALPASASSSPVAASVVKK; from the coding sequence GTGTCCTTTTCTACAGTATTGCGCAGTTGCTGCGTGTTCGTCACGGTGCTGGGCGGCCTTGCCGCGCGAGCGGATGCAGCACCCGTTCTGGTCCATGCGGAACCGGCGGCAGGCCAGCTTGTACCGGCGGGTAATGTCGCGCTGAAGCTGTCTTTCAATAGTGTGATCGACCCGTTCCGTGCCCGCCTGCTGCTGCTTGGCCCAAGCGGGGTGCCGCAACTCCTGCCGGCATCCCCCACCGATGACGAACAGCATGGTCTGGCCACCACCGTGGCGCTGGCGCCGGGGCATTACGTGCTGCATTGGCGCATGCGCGGGCAGGCGGGCGACCCGGCGCAGGGTACGCTGCCGTTTGATGTGGGCGCAGCCCCGGGCACGACAGCACTCCCTGCTTCAGCATCTTCCAGCCCGGTCGCGGCTTCCGTAGTAAAAAAATAG
- the ccmB gene encoding heme exporter protein CcmB encodes MAILERDLRLALRHGADTLGAVLFFILAGALFPLALGPSPELLRRMAPGIVWVCALLAALLPLDRLFGSELEDGSLDQLLMTGLPPSLIALAKMIAHWLTTGLPLLLAAGPLAIMLGMPTPSMPVLLIGLLLGTLILSLIGGMAASVVLGARRGGVLLPLLVLPLTTPALIFGAAALDAAQTGLSWGPDLELLGAFLAAAIPLCPLAAGAGLRAAVE; translated from the coding sequence ATGGCCATCCTGGAACGTGACCTGCGCCTTGCCCTGCGCCATGGGGCGGACACGCTCGGGGCCGTGCTGTTCTTTATCCTGGCCGGTGCGCTGTTCCCGCTGGCGCTTGGCCCCTCACCCGAGCTGCTGCGGCGCATGGCGCCCGGCATTGTATGGGTGTGTGCGCTGCTGGCAGCCCTGCTGCCGTTGGACCGGCTGTTCGGCTCGGAGCTGGAAGATGGCTCTCTGGACCAGCTACTCATGACCGGGCTGCCACCATCGCTGATCGCACTGGCGAAAATGATCGCCCACTGGCTGACAACCGGCCTGCCGCTCCTGCTGGCGGCGGGGCCGCTGGCCATCATGCTGGGCATGCCAACCCCCAGCATGCCGGTCCTGCTGATCGGGCTGCTGCTGGGTACGCTCATCCTGTCGCTTATTGGCGGGATGGCGGCCTCGGTCGTGCTGGGCGCGCGGCGTGGGGGCGTGCTGCTGCCGCTGCTGGTGCTGCCGCTGACCACGCCCGCGCTGATCTTTGGCGCGGCCGCACTCGATGCGGCGCAGACCGGCCTCTCATGGGGGCCGGACCTTGAACTACTGGGGGCTTTCCTGGCTGCGGCCATTCCACTCTGCCCGCTGGCAGCGGGAGCCGGTCTGCGGGCTGCGGTGGAATAG